In the genome of Lacerta agilis isolate rLacAgi1 chromosome 2, rLacAgi1.pri, whole genome shotgun sequence, one region contains:
- the LOC117042312 gene encoding LOW QUALITY PROTEIN: zinc finger and BTB domain-containing protein 11-like (The sequence of the model RefSeq protein was modified relative to this genomic sequence to represent the inferred CDS: inserted 2 bases in 2 codons) has translation MTGNSSFFDEKFSEVLTVGCQYRFVCFVHFTLCYQRWQWDQQHFAELKVVLQAERXIQAQHLEPDGAHQTRLQTWQHLSKCYLWQSILKQAKNYIKECSKCQEKLDCSRSLSDPSEMPEELGLDTISHKDSNETDDELNNSASLPAALPKPVKKKPXHELAFVDSKGIVKQTSPNRSLSVLNQLNQQRLSNQFCDVTLLNEGEVYKAHKSILAANSEYFRELLIEKGAVSSHEAVVDLSGFCKASFLPLLGFAYTSELTFDFCNVNGQSKAAHL, from the exons ATGACTGGAAACAGCTCCTTTTTTGATGAAAAGTTTTCCGAAGTACTCACTGTTGGCTGCCAATATAGATTTGTGTGCTTTGTACACTTCACCCTCTGCTACCAGCGCTGGCAGTGGGACCAGCAGCACTTCGCCGAGCTCAAGGTGGTGCTGCAGGCTGAGC TCATCCAAGCACAGCACCTGGAGCCTGACGGTGCCCACCAGACGCGCCTGCAGacctggcagcacctctccaagTGCTACTTGTGGCAAAGTATTCTGAAGCAAGCTAAAAATTATATTAAGGAATGCAGCAAATGCCAAGAAAAATTGGATTGTTCCAGATCTTTGTCTGATCCTTCTGAAATGCCGGAAGAACTAGGTTTAGACACAATATCTCACAAAGATAGTAATGAAACAGATGATGAATTAAATAACTCAGCGTCGCTTCCAGCAGCTTTGCCAAAACCTGTGAAAAAGAAGC AACATGAGCTTGCTTTTGTTGATAGCAAAGGTATTGTGAAACAAACATCTCCAAACCGTTCTCTTTCAGTCTTAAACCAACTGAATCAGCAGCGGCTTTCCAATCAGTTTTGTGATGTTACTTTGCTTAATGAAGGTGAAGTGTACAAAGCACACAAATCTATATTGGCAGCCAACAGTGAGTACTTCAGAGAACTTTTAATTGAAAAAGGAGCTGTTTCCAGTCATGAAGCTGTGGTGGATCTTTCAGGCTTTTGCAAGGCCAGCTTCCTCCCTTTGCTAGGATTTGCTTATACCTCAGAGCTGACGTTTGATTTCTGCAATGTGAATGGGCAGAGCAAAGCCGCCCATCTGTGA